The following coding sequences lie in one Benincasa hispida cultivar B227 unplaced genomic scaffold, ASM972705v1 Contig916, whole genome shotgun sequence genomic window:
- the LOC120070099 gene encoding 60S ribosomal protein L5, with protein MAFAKAQKTKAYFKRYQVKFKRRREGKTDYRARIRLINQDKNKYNTPKYRFVVRTSNKDITAQIISASIAGDLVLASAYSHELPHYGLEVGLTNYAAAYCTGLLLARRVLKMLEMDAEYEGNVEATGEDYSVEPADTRRPFRALLDVGLIRTTTGNRVFGALKGALDGGLDIPHSDKRFAGYTKDGKQLDAEVHRKYIFGGHVAAYMRTLMEDEPEKYQSHFSQYIKKGIEADDIEGLYKKVHAAIRADPSAKKSDKPQPKTHKRYNLKKLTYDERKAQLVERLNALNSAADADDDDEDDE; from the exons ATG GCTTTTGCCAAAGCTCAGAAAACAAAGGCCTACTTCAAGCGTTATCAAGTGAAGTTCAAGAGAAGAAGAG AGGGCAAGACTGATTATCGGGCCAGAATCCGTCTTATCAATCAAGACAAGAACAAATACAATACTCCCAAGTATCGCTTTGTTGTTCGAACT TCGAACAAAGATATTACAGCCCAAATTATTTCCGCTAGCATTGCTGGTGACTTGGTCCTTGCTTCAGCTTATTCTCATGAGCTTCCCCATTATGGGCTTGAAGTTGGTCTCACCAACTATGCTGCAG CATACTGCACTGGTCTTCTCTTGGCTCGACGGGTCTTGAAAATGCTTGAGATGGATGCTGAATACGAGGGCAATGTGGAG GCGACTGGTGAAGATTACTCAGTTGAGCCAGCAGACACCAGAAGGCCATTCCGCGCTCTCCTCGATGTCGGTCTTATCAGAACTACAACTGGGAATCGTGTTTTTGGTGCCCTGAAG GGAGCTTTGGATGGTGGATTGGACATTCCTCATAGTGACAAGAGGTTTGCTGGTTATACCAAGGATGGTAAGCAGCTTGATGCTGAAGTTCATCGGAAGTATATTTTTGGTGGACATGTAGCTGCCTACATGCGT ACCTTGATGGAAGATGAACCAGAGAAATATCAATCTCACTTCAGCCAATACATCAAGAAGGGCATCGAGGCCGATGACATTGAGGGCTTATACAAGAAAGTTCATGCTGCCATTCGTGCAGACCCATCAGCAAAGAAATCTGACAAGCCACAACCCAAGACACACAAGAG GTACAACTTGAAGAAGCTGACATACGATGAAAGAAAAGCCCAATTGGTTGAGCGTTTGAATGCCCTTAACTCTGCAGCAGATGCTGACGACGACGACGAGGATGACGAGTGA
- the LOC120070097 gene encoding ion channel CASTOR-like isoform X3 codes for MSLDSESSPSSSRDWFFPPQSFVQSYPAKSHNYIRRFSETSRISRRYTDYQRYRKTSSCISDSHSCSTISNDVKFARTRRRFDFDRRSDLSLKRSEVEFSSKRKLELPDFSSSAKKVSDNSRLSRPIDSTLKVRWHFLAIALSTRISNLNIKLRACNLFDSGSEDDVRSPDDLADVVTDKRLKTLALIASLTLLFAPIIILKYIDYISKSRSLDHNLEEVSLNKQLAYKVDVFFSIHPYAKPLALLIATLLLIMIGGLALFGVTDDSLVDCLWLSWTYVADSGNHANSEGIGPRLVSVSVSFGGMLIFAMMLGLVSDSISEKFDSLRKGRSEVVEKNHTLILGWSDKLGSLLNQISIANESLGGGTVVVMAERDKEEMELEIAKMEFDFKGTSVICRSGSPLILADLKKVSVSKARAIIVIAEDGNADQSDARALRTVLSLTGVKEGLGGHIVVELSDLDNEVLVKLVGGELVETVVAHDVIGRLMIQCARQPGLAQIWEDILGFENCEFYIKRWPQLDGMHFEDILISFPDAIPCGIKVASRGGKIVLNPEDSYILEEGDEVLVIAEDDDTYTPAALPTVWRGSLPKKFLVPKSAERILLCGWRRDMEDMIMVLDAFLAPGSELWMFNDVPENEREKKLVDGGLDISRLENISLVDREGNAVIRRHLESLPLESFDSILILADESVEDSAIQADSRSLATLLLIRDIQAKRMPVRDAKTIAHRGSFSQGSWIGEMQQASDKSVIISEILDPRTKNLLSMSKISDYVLSNELVSMALAMVAEDRQINDVLEELFAEEGNELHIRQADLYLREGEELSFYEVLLRARQRREIVIGYRLANAEKAVINPPAKNEQRKWSKGDVFVVIAEKE; via the exons ATGTCCCTTGACTCTGaatcatctccttcctcgagCAGGGACTGGTTCTTCCCTCCACAATCCTTCGTGCAATCTTACCCCGCCAAATCTCACAACTACATCCGTCGATTTTCTGAAACTTCTCGGATATCACGGCGTTATACCGATTATCAGAGGTATCGGAAGACTTCATCCTGTATTTCTGATTCGCATTCGTGTTCAACGATCAGTAATGATGTCAAGTTTGCTCGTACTCGAAGGAGGTTTGATTTTGATCGCCGCAGCGACCTGTCGCTTAAACGTTCTGAAGTGGAATTTTCTTCAAAACGGAAGTTGGAGCTGCCGGACTTCTCGAGCTCGGCGAAGAAAGTCTCTGATAACTCTCGTTTATCTAGGCCGATTGACAGTACGCTGAAAGTTCGATGGCATTTCTTGGCTATTGCATTATCG ACCCGGATTTCTAATCTTAACATCAAATTACGAGCTTGCAATTTGTTTGACTCTGGAAGTGAAGATGATGTACGTTCACCAGACGATCTTGCTGATGTTGTTAcagataaaagattaaaaacttTAGCCTTAATCGCATCCCTTACACTGTTGTTTGCCCCTATCATTATCCTCAAGTATATTGACTATATCTCTAAATCAAGATCATTGGATCataatttggaagaagtttcaCTCAATAAGCAGCTTGCGTATAAGGTGGATGTTTTTTTCTCTATTCATCCATATGCTAAGCCACTGGCATTGTTGATAGCAACTCTACTACTGATTATGATTGGAGGTTTAGCACTGTTTGGAGTGACGGATGATAGCTTAGTCGATTGTCTTTGGTTATCTTGGACATATGTGGCTGATTCTGGAAACCACGCCAACTCTGAAGGTATTGGTCCGAGGCTAGTATCAGTTTCCGTTAGCTTTGGTGGGATGTTAATATTTGCTATGATGCTTGGCCTTGTATCCGATTCAATATCTGAAAAGTTTGACTCACTTAGAAAAGGAAGAAGCGAGGTTGTTGAAAAAAATCACACTTTGATCCTTGGATGGAGCGACAAACTG GGGTCACTTCTGAATCAGATTTCTATAGCCAATGAGAGCTTGGGAGGAGGAACTGTTGTGGTGATGGCTGAACGAGACAAAGAAGAAATGGAACTTGAAATTGCTAAAATGGAGTTTGATTTTAAGGGTACCTCTGTTATATGCAGAAGTGGAAGCCCCTTAATTCTGGCAGACTTGAAGAAG GTTTCTGTGTCAAAGGCCCGTGCAATTATTGTCATTGCTGAGGATGGAAATGCTGATCAA AGTGATGCCCGTGCATTGAGAACTGTTTTAAGCCTAACTGGAGTTAAAGAAGGGCTGGGAGGGCACATAGTGGTGGAACTTAGTGATCTTGATAATGAGGTTCTTGTTAAACTTGTTGGTGGAGAGCTTGTTGAAACTGTTGTGGCTCATGATGTGATTGGTCGCCTAATGATTCAATGTGCTCGCCAGCCCGGACTTGCTCAG ATTTGGGAAGATATCCTTGGTTTTGAAAACTGTGAATTCTACATCAAAAGATGGCCACAATTGGATGGTATGCATTTTGAGGACATATTGATCAGCTTTCCTGATGCGATTCCTTGTGGAATCAAGGTTGCATCACGAGGTGGAAAAATTGTACTGAATCCTGAAGACTCGTATATCCTGGAAGAAGGTGATGAAGTTCTTGTTATAGCAGAGGATGATGATACTTACACTCCAGCTGCTTTACCTACG GTCTGGAGGGGAAGTCTTCCCAAAAAATTTCTTGTTCCAAAATCTGCTGAAAGAATCCTGTTGTGTGGTTGGCGGCGAGATATGGAGGATATGATTATG GTATTGGATGCATTTTTAGCACCGGGTTCAGAGCTTTGGATGTTCAATGATGTTCCTGAGAATGAGAGGGAAAAGAAACTTGTTGATGGTGGTCTTGATATCAGCCGATTAGAGAATATATCCTTGGTTGACCGTGAGGGAAATGCTGTAATTCGGCGTCATTTGGAAAGCCTTCCCTTGGAGTCATTTGATTCA ATTTTGATTCTTGCCGATGAATCTGTAGAGGATTCAGCTATTCAGGCTGATTCAAGATCCCTAGCAACCTTGTTGTTAATACGTGATATCCAG GCTAAGCGTATGCCGGTCAGGGATGCTAAGACTATAGCACACAGGGGAAGTTTCTCGCAAGGCTCCTGGATTGGAGAAATGCAGCAAGCTTCTGATAAGTCGGTTATTATAAGTGAAATTCTGGATCCAAGAACTAAAAATCTGCTTTCAATGTCAAAAATCAGTGATTATGTCTTGTCCAATGAACTTGTCAGTATGGCCTTAGCTATGGTGGCTGAGGATCGACAGATAAATGATGTTTTGGAGGAGCTCTTTGCAGAAGAG GGTAATGAATTGCATATAAGGCAAGCTGATCTATACCTTCGTGAAGGGGAGGAACTGAGTTTCTATGAAGTACTTTTACGAGCTCGACAACGAAGAGAGATTGTGATTGGTTACCGTTTGGCAAATGCTGAAAAAGCTGTTATCAACCCTCCAGCCAAAAATGAGCAACGGAAATGGTCTAAAGGAGACGTTTTCGTAGTGATAGCCGAAAAAGAATGA
- the LOC120070100 gene encoding uncharacterized protein LOC120070100 has product MAHSLSSISATANVTAALSRSTRISGMQCSNQRLPNLQTRSNACNRTPCSHLISRRNAFLILTGAILGLNVVDRSAEAAARRPPPPPPQEKKDPNLSGVQAKVLASKKRKEALKEATAKLRAKGKPVDQPPPE; this is encoded by the exons ATGGCACATTCACTATCTTCTATATCGGCCACAGCCAATGTCACAGCCGCCCTCTCACGCTCTACCCGAATCAGCGGCATGCAATGCTCTAATCAAAGGCTTCCAAATCTGCAAACTCGCAGTAATGCTTGTAATAGAACTCCATGTAGCCATCTCATCTCTCGCAG AAATGCTTTCTTGATCCTGACAGGGGCAATACTAGGACTGAATGTGGTTGACCGGAGTGCGGAGGCGGCTGCGAGAAGGCCACCACCACCTCCACCACAAGAGAAGAAGGACCCAAATCTGAGTGGGGTTCAGGCAAAAGTGTTAGCTAGTAAAAAGAGGAAGGAAGCCCTGAAAGAAGCTACGGCCAAGCTAAGAGCGAAAGGGAAGCCAGTTGACCAACCCCCACCTGAATAA
- the LOC120070097 gene encoding ion channel CASTOR-like isoform X1: MSLDSESSPSSSRDWFFPPQSFVQSYPAKSHNYIRRFSETSRISRRYTDYQRYRKTSSCISDSHSCSTISNDVKFARTRRRFDFDRRSDLSLKRSEVEFSSKRKLELPDFSSSAKKVSDNSRLSRPIDSTLKVRWHFLAIALSIFVVIFAKMVHVNLSLQKQVNDLETRISNLNIKLRACNLFDSGSEDDVRSPDDLADVVTDKRLKTLALIASLTLLFAPIIILKYIDYISKSRSLDHNLEEVSLNKQLAYKVDVFFSIHPYAKPLALLIATLLLIMIGGLALFGVTDDSLVDCLWLSWTYVADSGNHANSEGIGPRLVSVSVSFGGMLIFAMMLGLVSDSISEKFDSLRKGRSEVVEKNHTLILGWSDKLGSLLNQISIANESLGGGTVVVMAERDKEEMELEIAKMEFDFKGTSVICRSGSPLILADLKKVSVSKARAIIVIAEDGNADQSDARALRTVLSLTGVKEGLGGHIVVELSDLDNEVLVKLVGGELVETVVAHDVIGRLMIQCARQPGLAQIWEDILGFENCEFYIKRWPQLDGMHFEDILISFPDAIPCGIKVASRGGKIVLNPEDSYILEEGDEVLVIAEDDDTYTPAALPTVWRGSLPKKFLVPKSAERILLCGWRRDMEDMIMVLDAFLAPGSELWMFNDVPENEREKKLVDGGLDISRLENISLVDREGNAVIRRHLESLPLESFDSILILADESVEDSAIQADSRSLATLLLIRDIQAKRMPVRDAKTIAHRGSFSQGSWIGEMQQASDKSVIISEILDPRTKNLLSMSKISDYVLSNELVSMALAMVAEDRQINDVLEELFAEEGNELHIRQADLYLREGEELSFYEVLLRARQRREIVIGYRLANAEKAVINPPAKNEQRKWSKGDVFVVIAEKE, translated from the exons ATGTCCCTTGACTCTGaatcatctccttcctcgagCAGGGACTGGTTCTTCCCTCCACAATCCTTCGTGCAATCTTACCCCGCCAAATCTCACAACTACATCCGTCGATTTTCTGAAACTTCTCGGATATCACGGCGTTATACCGATTATCAGAGGTATCGGAAGACTTCATCCTGTATTTCTGATTCGCATTCGTGTTCAACGATCAGTAATGATGTCAAGTTTGCTCGTACTCGAAGGAGGTTTGATTTTGATCGCCGCAGCGACCTGTCGCTTAAACGTTCTGAAGTGGAATTTTCTTCAAAACGGAAGTTGGAGCTGCCGGACTTCTCGAGCTCGGCGAAGAAAGTCTCTGATAACTCTCGTTTATCTAGGCCGATTGACAGTACGCTGAAAGTTCGATGGCATTTCTTGGCTATTGCATTATCG ATTTTTGTCGTGATTTTTGCAAAAATGGTGCATGTAAACTTATCTTTACAGAAGCAAGTCAACGACTTAGAG ACCCGGATTTCTAATCTTAACATCAAATTACGAGCTTGCAATTTGTTTGACTCTGGAAGTGAAGATGATGTACGTTCACCAGACGATCTTGCTGATGTTGTTAcagataaaagattaaaaacttTAGCCTTAATCGCATCCCTTACACTGTTGTTTGCCCCTATCATTATCCTCAAGTATATTGACTATATCTCTAAATCAAGATCATTGGATCataatttggaagaagtttcaCTCAATAAGCAGCTTGCGTATAAGGTGGATGTTTTTTTCTCTATTCATCCATATGCTAAGCCACTGGCATTGTTGATAGCAACTCTACTACTGATTATGATTGGAGGTTTAGCACTGTTTGGAGTGACGGATGATAGCTTAGTCGATTGTCTTTGGTTATCTTGGACATATGTGGCTGATTCTGGAAACCACGCCAACTCTGAAGGTATTGGTCCGAGGCTAGTATCAGTTTCCGTTAGCTTTGGTGGGATGTTAATATTTGCTATGATGCTTGGCCTTGTATCCGATTCAATATCTGAAAAGTTTGACTCACTTAGAAAAGGAAGAAGCGAGGTTGTTGAAAAAAATCACACTTTGATCCTTGGATGGAGCGACAAACTG GGGTCACTTCTGAATCAGATTTCTATAGCCAATGAGAGCTTGGGAGGAGGAACTGTTGTGGTGATGGCTGAACGAGACAAAGAAGAAATGGAACTTGAAATTGCTAAAATGGAGTTTGATTTTAAGGGTACCTCTGTTATATGCAGAAGTGGAAGCCCCTTAATTCTGGCAGACTTGAAGAAG GTTTCTGTGTCAAAGGCCCGTGCAATTATTGTCATTGCTGAGGATGGAAATGCTGATCAA AGTGATGCCCGTGCATTGAGAACTGTTTTAAGCCTAACTGGAGTTAAAGAAGGGCTGGGAGGGCACATAGTGGTGGAACTTAGTGATCTTGATAATGAGGTTCTTGTTAAACTTGTTGGTGGAGAGCTTGTTGAAACTGTTGTGGCTCATGATGTGATTGGTCGCCTAATGATTCAATGTGCTCGCCAGCCCGGACTTGCTCAG ATTTGGGAAGATATCCTTGGTTTTGAAAACTGTGAATTCTACATCAAAAGATGGCCACAATTGGATGGTATGCATTTTGAGGACATATTGATCAGCTTTCCTGATGCGATTCCTTGTGGAATCAAGGTTGCATCACGAGGTGGAAAAATTGTACTGAATCCTGAAGACTCGTATATCCTGGAAGAAGGTGATGAAGTTCTTGTTATAGCAGAGGATGATGATACTTACACTCCAGCTGCTTTACCTACG GTCTGGAGGGGAAGTCTTCCCAAAAAATTTCTTGTTCCAAAATCTGCTGAAAGAATCCTGTTGTGTGGTTGGCGGCGAGATATGGAGGATATGATTATG GTATTGGATGCATTTTTAGCACCGGGTTCAGAGCTTTGGATGTTCAATGATGTTCCTGAGAATGAGAGGGAAAAGAAACTTGTTGATGGTGGTCTTGATATCAGCCGATTAGAGAATATATCCTTGGTTGACCGTGAGGGAAATGCTGTAATTCGGCGTCATTTGGAAAGCCTTCCCTTGGAGTCATTTGATTCA ATTTTGATTCTTGCCGATGAATCTGTAGAGGATTCAGCTATTCAGGCTGATTCAAGATCCCTAGCAACCTTGTTGTTAATACGTGATATCCAG GCTAAGCGTATGCCGGTCAGGGATGCTAAGACTATAGCACACAGGGGAAGTTTCTCGCAAGGCTCCTGGATTGGAGAAATGCAGCAAGCTTCTGATAAGTCGGTTATTATAAGTGAAATTCTGGATCCAAGAACTAAAAATCTGCTTTCAATGTCAAAAATCAGTGATTATGTCTTGTCCAATGAACTTGTCAGTATGGCCTTAGCTATGGTGGCTGAGGATCGACAGATAAATGATGTTTTGGAGGAGCTCTTTGCAGAAGAG GGTAATGAATTGCATATAAGGCAAGCTGATCTATACCTTCGTGAAGGGGAGGAACTGAGTTTCTATGAAGTACTTTTACGAGCTCGACAACGAAGAGAGATTGTGATTGGTTACCGTTTGGCAAATGCTGAAAAAGCTGTTATCAACCCTCCAGCCAAAAATGAGCAACGGAAATGGTCTAAAGGAGACGTTTTCGTAGTGATAGCCGAAAAAGAATGA
- the LOC120070097 gene encoding ion channel CASTOR-like isoform X2, giving the protein MSLDSESSPSSSRDWFFPPQSFVQSYPAKSHNYIRRFSETSRISRRYTDYQRYRKTSSCISDSHSCSTISNDVKFARTRRRFDFDRRSDLSLKRSEVEFSSKRKLELPDFSSSAKKVSDNSRLSRPIDSTLKVRWHFLAIALSIFVVIFAKMVHVNLSLQKQVNDLETRISNLNIKLRACNLFDSGSEDDVRSPDDLADVVTDKRLKTLALIASLTLLFAPIIILKYIDYISKSRSLDHNLEEVSLNKQLAYKVDVFFSIHPYAKPLALLIATLLLIMIGGLALFGVTDDSLVDCLWLSWTYVADSGNHANSEGIGPRLVSVSVSFGGMLIFAMMLGLVSDSISEKFDSLRKGRSEVVEKNHTLILGWSDKLGSLLNQISIANESLGGGTVVVMAERDKEEMELEIAKMEFDFKGTSVICRSGSPLILADLKKVSVSKARAIIVIAEDGNADQSDARALRTVLSLTGVKEGLGGHIVVELSDLDNEVLVKLVGGELVETVVAHDVIGRLMIQCARQPGLAQIWEDILGFENCEFYIKRWPQLDGMHFEDILISFPDAIPCGIKVASRGGKIVLNPEDSYILEEGDEVLVIAEDDDTYTPAALPTVREASFIHIARPTRKPQKILLCGWRRDIDDMIVVLDAFLAPGSELWMFNDVPENEREKKLVDGGLDISRLENISLVDREGNAVIRRHLESLPLESFDSILILADESVEDSAIQADSRSLATLLLIRDIQAKRMPVRDAKTIAHRGSFSQGSWIGEMQQASDKSVIISEILDPRTKNLLSMSKISDYVLSNELVSMALAMVAEDRQINDVLEELFAEEGNELHIRQADLYLREGEELSFYEVLLRARQRREIVIGYRLANAEKAVINPPAKNEQRKWSKGDVFVVIAEKE; this is encoded by the exons ATGTCCCTTGACTCTGaatcatctccttcctcgagCAGGGACTGGTTCTTCCCTCCACAATCCTTCGTGCAATCTTACCCCGCCAAATCTCACAACTACATCCGTCGATTTTCTGAAACTTCTCGGATATCACGGCGTTATACCGATTATCAGAGGTATCGGAAGACTTCATCCTGTATTTCTGATTCGCATTCGTGTTCAACGATCAGTAATGATGTCAAGTTTGCTCGTACTCGAAGGAGGTTTGATTTTGATCGCCGCAGCGACCTGTCGCTTAAACGTTCTGAAGTGGAATTTTCTTCAAAACGGAAGTTGGAGCTGCCGGACTTCTCGAGCTCGGCGAAGAAAGTCTCTGATAACTCTCGTTTATCTAGGCCGATTGACAGTACGCTGAAAGTTCGATGGCATTTCTTGGCTATTGCATTATCG ATTTTTGTCGTGATTTTTGCAAAAATGGTGCATGTAAACTTATCTTTACAGAAGCAAGTCAACGACTTAGAG ACCCGGATTTCTAATCTTAACATCAAATTACGAGCTTGCAATTTGTTTGACTCTGGAAGTGAAGATGATGTACGTTCACCAGACGATCTTGCTGATGTTGTTAcagataaaagattaaaaacttTAGCCTTAATCGCATCCCTTACACTGTTGTTTGCCCCTATCATTATCCTCAAGTATATTGACTATATCTCTAAATCAAGATCATTGGATCataatttggaagaagtttcaCTCAATAAGCAGCTTGCGTATAAGGTGGATGTTTTTTTCTCTATTCATCCATATGCTAAGCCACTGGCATTGTTGATAGCAACTCTACTACTGATTATGATTGGAGGTTTAGCACTGTTTGGAGTGACGGATGATAGCTTAGTCGATTGTCTTTGGTTATCTTGGACATATGTGGCTGATTCTGGAAACCACGCCAACTCTGAAGGTATTGGTCCGAGGCTAGTATCAGTTTCCGTTAGCTTTGGTGGGATGTTAATATTTGCTATGATGCTTGGCCTTGTATCCGATTCAATATCTGAAAAGTTTGACTCACTTAGAAAAGGAAGAAGCGAGGTTGTTGAAAAAAATCACACTTTGATCCTTGGATGGAGCGACAAACTG GGGTCACTTCTGAATCAGATTTCTATAGCCAATGAGAGCTTGGGAGGAGGAACTGTTGTGGTGATGGCTGAACGAGACAAAGAAGAAATGGAACTTGAAATTGCTAAAATGGAGTTTGATTTTAAGGGTACCTCTGTTATATGCAGAAGTGGAAGCCCCTTAATTCTGGCAGACTTGAAGAAG GTTTCTGTGTCAAAGGCCCGTGCAATTATTGTCATTGCTGAGGATGGAAATGCTGATCAA AGTGATGCCCGTGCATTGAGAACTGTTTTAAGCCTAACTGGAGTTAAAGAAGGGCTGGGAGGGCACATAGTGGTGGAACTTAGTGATCTTGATAATGAGGTTCTTGTTAAACTTGTTGGTGGAGAGCTTGTTGAAACTGTTGTGGCTCATGATGTGATTGGTCGCCTAATGATTCAATGTGCTCGCCAGCCCGGACTTGCTCAG ATTTGGGAAGATATCCTTGGTTTTGAAAACTGTGAATTCTACATCAAAAGATGGCCACAATTGGATGGTATGCATTTTGAGGACATATTGATCAGCTTTCCTGATGCGATTCCTTGTGGAATCAAGGTTGCATCACGAGGTGGAAAAATTGTACTGAATCCTGAAGACTCGTATATCCTGGAAGAAGGTGATGAAGTTCTTGTTATAGCAGAGGATGATGATACTTACACTCCAGCTGCTTTACCTACG GTAAGAGAAgcttcattcattcatattgcAAGACCAACAAGAAAGCCACAGAAGATTCTACTTTGTGGATGGAGGAGAGACATTGACGATATGATTGTG GTATTGGATGCATTTTTAGCACCGGGTTCAGAGCTTTGGATGTTCAATGATGTTCCTGAGAATGAGAGGGAAAAGAAACTTGTTGATGGTGGTCTTGATATCAGCCGATTAGAGAATATATCCTTGGTTGACCGTGAGGGAAATGCTGTAATTCGGCGTCATTTGGAAAGCCTTCCCTTGGAGTCATTTGATTCA ATTTTGATTCTTGCCGATGAATCTGTAGAGGATTCAGCTATTCAGGCTGATTCAAGATCCCTAGCAACCTTGTTGTTAATACGTGATATCCAG GCTAAGCGTATGCCGGTCAGGGATGCTAAGACTATAGCACACAGGGGAAGTTTCTCGCAAGGCTCCTGGATTGGAGAAATGCAGCAAGCTTCTGATAAGTCGGTTATTATAAGTGAAATTCTGGATCCAAGAACTAAAAATCTGCTTTCAATGTCAAAAATCAGTGATTATGTCTTGTCCAATGAACTTGTCAGTATGGCCTTAGCTATGGTGGCTGAGGATCGACAGATAAATGATGTTTTGGAGGAGCTCTTTGCAGAAGAG GGTAATGAATTGCATATAAGGCAAGCTGATCTATACCTTCGTGAAGGGGAGGAACTGAGTTTCTATGAAGTACTTTTACGAGCTCGACAACGAAGAGAGATTGTGATTGGTTACCGTTTGGCAAATGCTGAAAAAGCTGTTATCAACCCTCCAGCCAAAAATGAGCAACGGAAATGGTCTAAAGGAGACGTTTTCGTAGTGATAGCCGAAAAAGAATGA